The Methanolacinia petrolearia DSM 11571 genome has a segment encoding these proteins:
- a CDS encoding molybdopterin dinucleotide binding domain-containing protein: MKYIMLTGRSIKQGESIEQKLSQNYSRITSTCFMNLLDMVNLEIEDGENIRAISDIGAVVFHVAGDEGLKSGTVFIPYGPYCNMLISELTHGSGMPDFKSCEIEIERTDENVLSVIDLLSEAGGKEL; encoded by the coding sequence ATGAAGTACATAATGCTGACCGGAAGATCGATTAAGCAGGGTGAGAGCATAGAACAAAAACTCTCGCAAAATTACAGCCGGATCACTTCGACATGTTTCATGAATCTTCTCGACATGGTTAACCTCGAAATAGAAGACGGGGAGAACATCAGGGCGATCTCGGATATCGGAGCTGTGGTTTTTCATGTCGCCGGGGATGAGGGACTGAAATCCGGGACGGTATTCATTCCGTACGGACCATACTGCAATATGCTGATCTCCGAGCTTACACATGGATCGGGAATGCCTGATTTCAAATCGTGTGAGATCGAAATCGAGCGTACAGACGAGAATGTTTTATCCGTAATCGATCTCCTCTCCGAAGCCGGAGGTAAGGAATTATGA
- a CDS encoding formylmethanofuran dehydrogenase subunit B: protein MKTTANATCPFCGCLCDDLSVTIEDNRIIAVDNGCALANAKFFDDKRLQHPVIRENNRLRESSYEEAIKISADLLKNADRPLFFGWSGTQVEAQCAGVNLCEVLGGVIDNTSSICHGPSILAIQEVGHPGCTLGQVKNRADLVIYWGCNPSESHPRHLSKYTTYASGFFVKNAHRERKLIVVDVRKTESADLADEFVQINPGGDYAVLSALRAIVRGRSDFIPETVSGVPKAQLIRIVDICKDAKFGAIFFGLGLTMSENKYKNVRNAIELTRELSRHTKFTITPMRGHWNVYGANEAFTWLTGYPYAVDFARGTAYYNPGETSAVDILARRECDVMFVIGSDPGAHLPRKCLEYMSKIPVILVDPHINCTSVFADVQIPVAIAGIETSGTAYRMDGVPLMTKKLIETDFPTDTEIINRIHEIVVG, encoded by the coding sequence ATGAAAACTACTGCGAATGCGACATGCCCCTTTTGCGGATGCCTCTGCGACGACCTCTCGGTCACTATCGAAGATAACAGGATTATCGCCGTCGACAACGGCTGTGCCCTTGCCAATGCAAAGTTTTTCGATGATAAAAGGCTCCAGCACCCGGTGATCCGTGAAAACAACCGGTTGAGAGAGTCATCATACGAGGAAGCAATAAAGATTTCAGCGGATCTGCTGAAAAATGCCGACAGACCTCTCTTCTTCGGCTGGAGCGGAACACAGGTCGAAGCACAGTGCGCCGGGGTAAATCTTTGCGAAGTCCTCGGGGGAGTTATCGACAATACTTCTTCGATATGCCACGGGCCGTCCATTCTTGCGATACAGGAGGTAGGACACCCCGGCTGTACGCTCGGGCAGGTGAAGAACAGGGCCGACCTCGTAATTTACTGGGGCTGCAATCCGTCGGAATCGCACCCGAGACATTTAAGCAAATATACAACTTATGCATCGGGTTTTTTCGTGAAAAACGCCCACAGGGAGAGAAAACTGATCGTAGTGGATGTGAGAAAGACCGAATCGGCGGATCTCGCAGACGAATTCGTACAGATTAATCCCGGCGGGGACTATGCCGTTTTGTCCGCACTCAGGGCGATAGTCCGCGGCAGATCGGATTTCATCCCGGAAACCGTTTCCGGAGTTCCGAAAGCCCAGCTAATAAGAATTGTCGATATCTGCAAAGATGCAAAATTCGGGGCAATTTTCTTCGGGCTCGGGCTGACGATGTCAGAAAACAAATATAAAAACGTCCGGAATGCGATCGAACTGACGCGTGAACTCTCGCGGCACACCAAATTTACGATAACTCCCATGAGAGGACACTGGAATGTCTATGGTGCAAATGAAGCGTTTACATGGCTGACAGGGTATCCTTATGCCGTCGATTTTGCACGGGGAACCGCCTATTATAATCCCGGCGAGACGAGTGCCGTCGATATTCTTGCAAGAAGGGAATGCGACGTCATGTTTGTCATCGGGAGCGATCCGGGTGCTCATCTCCCGAGAAAGTGCCTGGAATATATGTCGAAGATTCCCGTCATCCTGGTAGATCCGCACATAAACTGCACATCCGTCTTCGCCGACGTCCAGATTCCCGTGGCGATTGCAGGAATCGAGACGAGCGGGACCGCCTATCGTATGGACGGAGTTCCTCTTATGACGAAAAAACTGATTGAGACTGATTTTCCTACTGATACGGAGATAATAAACAGGATTCACGAAATTGTTGTGGGCTGA
- a CDS encoding molybdopterin biosynthesis protein, with amino-acid sequence MVKRYLDLTSLEDAKKIIREEFELKPRTKTVPVTSSLGRVTAGPIFSRYSIPMTHLSAMDGIAVKTADTRGASEQRPVKITDSVRINTGNIVPPGYDAVIMIEDVREEKDGYVIRKAAAKWQNVRPAGEDIGEYEMILPSLHRIRPADIGALVAYGLEEVETIEVRAGIIPTGSELTGCGEPLKAGCAIESNSHMAAAMLREAGADCKRYGIVRDDSENIMDAIETGIRENDFLLVSAGSSAGTKDFTAQVISKLGEVLVHGISIKPAKPAIIGKIGDKPVIGLPGYPLASWTIMRELVWPLLGYYGLHPPEAVTLNAEIAQALPSPSGTEEFVLLSAADIDGRYVAVPQSRGAGVQMSAVRANAYMKISSRSEGIETGERSEITLLADKHLIDSAFLITGSHDPCLDYVADMAAVKGTNVYSCHVGSMGGILALKRHMCHAAPTHLLSPDGDYNTQYLRKYLPGEDLVLICVADRQQGIASKDGIRFEELEEHTYVNRQRGSGTRVLLDYMLGQKGMDSSKISGYEREMNTHLDVALAIKNGDAEAGMCTLSAANIHGLKFVPVATEKYELAMYAKTLEDERTKIVCDAIRSQAFKDILKGIGGYITEYTGVLRYV; translated from the coding sequence ATGGTAAAAAGATATCTCGACCTGACGTCCCTCGAAGATGCAAAGAAGATAATCAGGGAAGAGTTCGAGCTCAAACCCCGGACAAAAACAGTTCCGGTTACCAGTTCTCTTGGCAGAGTCACTGCCGGACCGATATTCTCCAGGTACTCGATCCCTATGACGCACCTCAGCGCAATGGACGGCATAGCCGTAAAGACTGCGGACACCAGGGGTGCATCGGAACAGAGACCGGTGAAGATCACCGATTCAGTACGGATTAACACCGGAAATATTGTTCCTCCCGGTTATGATGCGGTAATCATGATCGAGGATGTGAGGGAGGAAAAGGACGGATATGTAATACGCAAAGCCGCTGCAAAATGGCAGAATGTCCGGCCGGCCGGGGAGGATATCGGGGAGTACGAGATGATACTTCCTTCGCTTCACAGGATCAGGCCGGCAGACATCGGGGCACTTGTCGCCTATGGTCTGGAGGAAGTAGAAACTATCGAAGTAAGGGCGGGAATCATTCCAACGGGATCTGAACTGACCGGGTGCGGCGAACCGCTGAAGGCAGGATGCGCAATAGAGAGCAACTCGCATATGGCGGCGGCGATGCTCCGGGAGGCCGGTGCCGACTGTAAGAGATACGGGATCGTCAGGGACGACAGCGAGAATATAATGGACGCCATTGAAACCGGAATCCGTGAAAACGACTTTCTCCTTGTATCCGCAGGCTCTTCCGCCGGGACAAAGGACTTTACCGCCCAGGTGATCTCGAAGCTCGGCGAAGTTCTCGTTCACGGGATATCGATCAAACCTGCAAAACCTGCAATTATCGGGAAGATCGGTGATAAACCGGTGATTGGTCTCCCCGGTTACCCCCTTGCCTCGTGGACAATAATGAGGGAACTGGTATGGCCGCTTCTCGGATATTACGGCCTGCACCCCCCCGAGGCGGTGACATTAAACGCCGAAATTGCACAGGCATTACCTTCCCCGTCGGGGACCGAAGAGTTCGTCCTTCTCTCGGCTGCGGATATCGACGGGAGGTACGTCGCGGTTCCCCAGTCGAGGGGAGCGGGCGTCCAGATGAGCGCCGTCCGGGCGAACGCATATATGAAGATTTCTTCCCGGTCCGAAGGGATCGAAACAGGCGAAAGATCGGAGATCACTCTTCTTGCAGATAAACACCTGATCGACAGTGCGTTCCTGATCACCGGAAGCCACGACCCCTGCCTGGATTACGTTGCCGATATGGCGGCAGTAAAAGGGACAAACGTGTACTCCTGCCATGTCGGGAGCATGGGAGGAATTCTTGCACTGAAGAGGCACATGTGCCACGCCGCACCAACCCATCTCCTCTCCCCCGATGGCGACTACAACACGCAATACCTGAGAAAATATCTGCCGGGCGAAGATCTGGTTCTCATCTGCGTAGCCGACAGGCAGCAGGGGATCGCCTCGAAGGACGGGATCAGGTTCGAGGAACTTGAGGAGCATACGTATGTCAACCGCCAGAGGGGATCGGGAACACGGGTCCTTCTCGACTACATGCTCGGGCAAAAGGGAATGGACAGTTCGAAGATCAGCGGATACGAACGCGAGATGAACACCCATCTCGATGTAGCGCTCGCGATAAAGAACGGCGATGCCGAGGCGGGGATGTGCACCCTGAGTGCTGCAAACATACATGGCCTGAAGTTCGTGCCTGTCGCGACCGAGAAGTACGAACTTGCGATGTATGCCAAAACACTCGAAGACGAGAGAACGAAGATCGTCTGCGACGCCATCCGCTCCCAGGCCTTTAAGGACATTCTTAAAGGGATCGGGGGTTATATCACGGAATATACCGGCGTTCTGAGATATGTTTGA
- a CDS encoding methyltransferase family protein — protein MEGRQDRVPAQKSGRVRMNRTGITENMSHEDERNLRVKGLISGMFSVIIMGIILFLSSGTLKWPMAWVILIAVGAATVLVTLFCSPDLIVERMNKQAGAKDWDMRMVRVMNLFGLLPLLVAGLDMRFGWTGQIPISVQAVALGIFILGYVIFSWAMLTNRFFSLVVRIQDEKGHRTVTTGPYRFVRHPGYLGFFLIVITQPLVLGSLYALLPALITAALFVVRTKREDDTLFRELNGYLEYSNKVRYRLIPGIW, from the coding sequence ATGGAAGGACGGCAGGATCGTGTACCGGCACAAAAAAGCGGAAGAGTCCGCATGAACCGGACCGGGATCACTGAGAACATGTCCCATGAGGACGAACGCAACCTGCGGGTGAAAGGTCTCATCTCCGGAATGTTCTCCGTGATTATTATGGGGATTATCCTTTTCCTATCGTCGGGGACTCTTAAATGGCCGATGGCATGGGTGATTCTCATCGCAGTAGGTGCTGCTACCGTTCTTGTCACTTTGTTCTGTAGCCCCGATCTGATCGTGGAACGTATGAATAAACAGGCAGGGGCGAAGGACTGGGATATGCGAATGGTCAGGGTAATGAATCTTTTTGGTCTTCTGCCGCTTCTGGTCGCAGGACTTGACATGCGGTTTGGGTGGACCGGGCAGATCCCGATTTCCGTCCAGGCTGTGGCCCTTGGCATCTTCATACTTGGTTATGTTATCTTTTCGTGGGCAATGCTTACAAACCGGTTCTTTTCGCTCGTTGTCCGTATCCAGGACGAAAAGGGTCACCGTACCGTCACAACCGGCCCCTACCGTTTTGTCCGTCATCCCGGTTACCTTGGATTTTTTCTGATCGTTATCACACAACCTCTGGTACTTGGATCTCTCTATGCCTTGCTTCCTGCCCTGATAACGGCGGCACTCTTTGTTGTGAGAACAAAAAGGGAAGATGATACGCTTTTCCGTGAGCTTAATGGATACCTGGAATATTCAAATAAAGTCAGATATCGCCTTATCCCCGGGATATGGTAA
- a CDS encoding TetR/AcrR family transcriptional regulator, whose amino-acid sequence MMMPKIVPEYKEEAKRRIVEAGLEVMYDKGYCKTTMDDIAKRLDVTKPALYRYFKNKDELIIESAKILQEQYRRINTPRGPDICPVEVWIETFDQMLSPNLNEHALLFEIFAMTVREPVLREFSVERMKQGIEYPAQAIAKRQEKGQVTEMTDPRTLAIAFVALFNGMRVMYLLGVERDELRSRWIEIIKALFKVRTECHVDCPKYEVCHITAVQNNIEK is encoded by the coding sequence ATGATGATGCCAAAGATAGTACCGGAATATAAAGAAGAGGCAAAACGGAGAATTGTCGAAGCCGGGCTTGAAGTCATGTATGACAAGGGATACTGCAAGACTACAATGGATGATATCGCGAAACGTCTCGATGTAACCAAGCCGGCTCTCTACCGCTATTTTAAGAATAAAGATGAACTGATCATCGAGAGCGCAAAGATCCTTCAGGAGCAGTACCGCAGGATTAATACGCCCAGGGGTCCGGATATTTGCCCGGTAGAGGTATGGATCGAGACCTTTGACCAGATGCTGTCGCCCAATCTCAACGAACATGCGCTACTCTTCGAAATATTCGCGATGACCGTACGTGAACCTGTGCTCAGGGAGTTTTCCGTAGAACGCATGAAACAGGGTATCGAGTATCCGGCGCAAGCCATCGCAAAAAGGCAGGAAAAGGGCCAGGTTACTGAAATGACCGATCCACGCACCCTTGCGATCGCTTTTGTTGCACTGTTCAACGGTATGCGGGTGATGTACCTCCTCGGTGTCGAACGGGACGAACTTCGTTCCAGGTGGATCGAGATCATTAAAGCCCTCTTTAAAGTCCGGACAGAGTGCCACGTGGATTGTCCGAAATACGAGGTGTGCCATATTACTGCGGTTCAGAATAATATTGAGAAATAG
- a CDS encoding flavodoxin family protein, whose amino-acid sequence MTEEEPLNILVIMGSPRKGNTYRACEELREKMQRYRAVDFEYLWLKDADLQPCRGCLSCFSKGEEKCPIHDEALAIRDKLTGADAVIFASPVYGLNVTGLMKTFVDRFSYFFHRPRFFDKKAFLLTTTGFLGHKDVLKYMEMFTGIWGFDIAGKAAIITEGDDHEILKKKSDVILENAAKKFSSSLNSSKRKRPGLMNVIIFHGQKGAMSQVVDESPYDYQYWNEKGWLSPGTHYFTYVSVNPVYVMIGIIVEKIARKRMKTN is encoded by the coding sequence ATGACTGAAGAAGAACCGTTGAATATCCTCGTTATTATGGGAAGCCCGCGGAAGGGGAATACCTATCGTGCATGCGAAGAGCTCCGGGAAAAGATGCAGAGGTACCGTGCGGTTGATTTCGAATACCTCTGGCTTAAGGATGCGGATCTCCAGCCATGCAGGGGATGCCTTTCGTGCTTTTCAAAGGGCGAGGAAAAATGTCCGATTCATGACGAAGCCTTAGCAATACGGGATAAACTGACGGGAGCCGATGCCGTGATCTTCGCCTCGCCGGTTTACGGCCTGAATGTAACAGGGCTTATGAAAACCTTTGTCGACAGGTTCAGCTACTTCTTCCACAGGCCGCGATTCTTCGATAAGAAAGCATTTCTGCTTACTACCACCGGTTTTCTTGGGCACAAAGATGTCCTGAAGTACATGGAGATGTTCACAGGAATCTGGGGATTTGATATTGCAGGGAAAGCTGCGATTATTACCGAAGGCGACGACCACGAAATTCTGAAAAAGAAGAGCGACGTCATACTAGAAAATGCCGCAAAGAAATTCTCTTCCTCACTGAACAGCAGTAAGAGAAAAAGGCCGGGGCTCATGAATGTCATTATCTTCCACGGGCAGAAGGGTGCAATGTCGCAGGTCGTGGACGAATCGCCATATGACTACCAGTACTGGAATGAAAAGGGATGGCTTTCTCCCGGGACGCATTACTTCACGTACGTTTCGGTTAATCCGGTCTATGTGATGATCGGGATTATTGTTGAGAAGATTGCCAGAAAAAGGATGAAGACAAATTGA
- a CDS encoding methyltransferase domain-containing protein: protein MPEIIMGPDVKKIREQMYSLVSLDHASSVLDLGCGYGNDLFSLGQRCGADVKLTGIDSAFKPIEKAREKTCSDPRFSFIHKDIESGLPFEDESFDVVWSCNLLECIKDKNALLSEVCRVLKPGGQVVFSHIDWDTQVINGTDKQLIRKMVAAFSDWTQGWMNVSDGWMGRRMAGLFRNHEYFSGEVIPFVLVNDSYTPGLYGYDRIKDFETMAEEGLISGEDLASFQKDLEETISEGNFFYSVTMYVFNGKKNCKR from the coding sequence ATGCCGGAGATAATAATGGGCCCGGATGTCAAAAAAATCAGGGAGCAGATGTATTCGCTTGTCAGCCTGGATCATGCATCATCGGTTCTCGATCTTGGCTGCGGTTACGGTAACGATCTTTTCAGCCTGGGGCAGAGATGCGGTGCAGATGTAAAACTAACCGGAATAGATTCTGCTTTTAAGCCAATTGAAAAGGCCCGTGAAAAAACATGTAGTGATCCGAGATTTTCATTTATCCACAAAGACATTGAATCCGGTCTGCCTTTTGAAGACGAAAGTTTTGATGTCGTCTGGTCCTGCAACCTCCTTGAGTGCATTAAAGATAAGAACGCTCTCCTTTCGGAGGTATGCAGGGTTTTGAAGCCCGGCGGTCAGGTCGTCTTCAGCCACATCGACTGGGATACGCAGGTCATCAACGGTACAGACAAACAACTCATCCGGAAGATGGTCGCCGCCTTCAGCGACTGGACCCAGGGATGGATGAATGTGAGCGACGGCTGGATGGGAAGGAGGATGGCGGGGCTTTTCAGGAATCATGAATATTTTTCCGGCGAAGTCATTCCGTTCGTTCTCGTCAACGATAGTTATACTCCCGGACTATACGGGTACGACAGGATTAAAGATTTCGAGACAATGGCGGAAGAGGGATTGATCAGCGGAGAAGACCTTGCTTCATTCCAAAAAGATCTTGAAGAAACGATCTCCGAAGGTAATTTTTTCTACAGCGTCACGATGTATGTTTTCAACGGTAAAAAAAACTGTAAGAGATAA
- a CDS encoding efflux RND transporter permease subunit: MKSPYELIAGIINRHTFIVAGVVVGILLLALYGASMTSIETGTETYLFTDRPVGSLLVHYEEIFGADSIILIIEGDDVTTPDVLNYIEELEEDISDERYISSVTGLPDLLKLVSGGEIPQSQAEINNYIDYLSYSYGDYIDSILPSKMMTLVSIPLETGYPESSEENIVNNIHTAIRISSPPPGISITETGTLAFAVEMKEDIQKNMTNLITLAMILMVVAMALMFGHVRYRMLPVLVVFCGIILTFGVMGLTGIQISMVVVAAFPVLIGIGIDYAIQFQSRFDEEVRHSSIQKAIWITITSSGPSILKAMIATALGFVALSLLAPSPMISDFGTICIVGIVCCYLCAMIIVPVFAKIVKYRPKYDYNGADGFDSPAQNGNKISIMEKYDNLLGRFALKIAKNPVPVLLILIMLAIIGIQLDSKVIIDTDEDMMVDQDMPAMVSMNKLTSVMGSTNTITAYVKADSIKDYNTLKYMDNFGEYALSKHTELTGVKSIVTYIKLYNGGVLPEDKETLEKIWKSLPGNIVDSYVNGNTEAVIEFSLEDLTIPETQKLISNMEDDLDWYVLHPGMDITYTGKLVMFVDLINGISDTKNPMTYFGLILISIFLIAVYRRFTAISPVIPILMIVGWNGLIMYSLGLNYSLLTATLGAMTIGVASEYTILIMERYEEERDKGNDLYSAIQTAIQKIGTAITVSGMTTVFGFSALLLSTSPIIQNFGLVTVITVGFSLIGAIVVMPAVISVMDRFRPEGLPG, encoded by the coding sequence TTGAAATCACCATATGAGTTAATTGCTGGTATTATCAACAGACATACTTTTATAGTTGCAGGAGTTGTGGTTGGGATTCTGCTTCTGGCGCTCTATGGCGCTTCGATGACTTCGATTGAGACAGGTACGGAGACCTATCTTTTTACCGACAGGCCCGTGGGATCGCTCCTCGTTCATTATGAAGAGATATTCGGAGCAGACTCAATAATACTGATTATCGAAGGAGATGATGTAACAACCCCCGACGTGCTTAATTATATTGAAGAGCTTGAAGAGGACATATCCGACGAAAGGTATATCAGCAGCGTCACCGGACTGCCCGATCTGTTAAAACTGGTAAGCGGAGGGGAAATTCCGCAGTCCCAGGCAGAGATCAACAATTACATCGATTATCTCTCCTACAGCTACGGGGATTACATCGACTCAATTCTTCCGTCAAAGATGATGACGCTCGTATCGATCCCTCTTGAAACAGGTTATCCCGAGAGTTCGGAAGAAAATATTGTAAATAATATTCATACGGCTATCAGGATCTCTTCTCCGCCTCCCGGTATTTCCATAACCGAAACCGGAACACTCGCTTTTGCCGTGGAGATGAAAGAAGATATTCAGAAGAATATGACGAACCTCATAACTCTGGCGATGATCCTTATGGTCGTTGCTATGGCACTGATGTTCGGACATGTCAGGTACAGGATGCTTCCCGTATTGGTCGTATTCTGCGGGATTATTCTTACTTTCGGAGTTATGGGACTGACCGGGATACAGATAAGCATGGTCGTCGTTGCCGCATTCCCGGTTCTGATAGGCATAGGTATAGACTATGCCATACAGTTCCAGTCGAGGTTTGATGAGGAGGTCCGTCACTCTTCAATTCAGAAAGCCATATGGATCACAATCACAAGCTCGGGGCCTTCCATACTTAAAGCGATGATTGCAACGGCTCTTGGTTTTGTTGCTCTGTCACTGCTTGCTCCGTCTCCGATGATATCAGATTTTGGAACGATATGTATTGTCGGAATCGTCTGCTGTTATCTATGTGCAATGATAATCGTACCGGTATTTGCAAAAATTGTAAAATACAGGCCTAAATATGACTATAATGGGGCAGACGGTTTCGATTCCCCGGCACAGAACGGGAATAAGATTTCGATAATGGAAAAATATGATAATCTGCTCGGGAGGTTTGCGTTAAAAATCGCGAAAAATCCTGTACCTGTTCTGCTTATTCTAATAATGCTCGCAATAATCGGAATACAACTTGATTCAAAAGTTATAATCGATACCGACGAGGACATGATGGTCGATCAGGACATGCCTGCAATGGTTTCGATGAATAAACTCACAAGTGTGATGGGGTCCACAAACACAATTACAGCGTATGTAAAAGCGGATTCGATTAAAGACTACAACACGTTAAAATACATGGATAATTTCGGGGAATATGCTCTCTCGAAACATACCGAGCTGACCGGTGTGAAAAGTATCGTGACGTACATCAAACTATACAACGGTGGAGTTCTCCCGGAGGATAAAGAGACCCTTGAAAAGATCTGGAAGAGTCTTCCCGGGAACATAGTCGACAGCTACGTAAACGGGAACACAGAGGCTGTTATCGAATTTTCACTGGAAGACCTGACAATTCCGGAAACTCAGAAACTGATATCCAATATGGAGGATGATCTTGACTGGTACGTCCTGCACCCCGGAATGGATATAACATATACAGGTAAACTTGTGATGTTTGTAGATCTAATAAACGGGATTAGCGATACTAAAAATCCGATGACCTACTTTGGCCTGATTCTTATATCCATATTCCTGATCGCAGTATACCGGAGATTCACAGCCATATCACCCGTCATTCCGATTTTAATGATTGTCGGGTGGAACGGTCTTATCATGTACTCCCTTGGACTGAATTACTCGCTTCTGACTGCCACTCTCGGGGCAATGACAATAGGAGTCGCTTCCGAGTACACAATTCTCATTATGGAGAGATATGAAGAAGAGAGAGATAAAGGAAATGATCTGTATTCTGCAATACAGACCGCAATCCAGAAGATCGGAACTGCGATAACCGTTTCTGGAATGACTACCGTTTTCGGATTTTCCGCTCTTCTGCTTTCGACATCGCCGATAATCCAGAACTTTGGACTTGTGACGGTGATTACAGTGGGCTTCTCACTCATCGGTGCAATAGTGGTGATGCCTGCCGTGATATCGGTTATGGATAGGTTTAGGCCGGAGGGTCTACCAGGATAA